Proteins encoded together in one Mugil cephalus isolate CIBA_MC_2020 chromosome 16, CIBA_Mcephalus_1.1, whole genome shotgun sequence window:
- the LOC125023031 gene encoding vesicular glutamate transporter 1-like — MEIRPDRFKAVAAKTLGKIYGALEKKQENGETIELSAEGRPELVEEKEMPVVDCTCFGLPRRYIIAILSGLGFCISFGIRCNLGVAIVSMVNSHTIYRDNKEVIVKAQFDWDPETVGMIHGSFFWGYIVTQIPGGFICQKFAANRVFGFAIVATSCLNMLIPSAARVHFGCVIIVRVFQGLVEGVSYPACHGIWAKWAPPLERSRLATTAFCGSYAGAVIAMPLAGILVQYSGWSSVFYVYGTFGIMWYCFWILVSYESPAIHPTITDEERKYIEESIGESSQQSITKFNTPWRAFFTSMPVYAIIVANFCRSWTFYLLLISQPAYFEEVFGFEISKVGIVSALPHLVMTIIVPIGGQIADYLRSNQIMSTTNVRKLMNCGGFGMEATLLLVVGFSHTKGIAITFLVLAVGFSGFAISGFNVNHLDIAPRYASILMGISNGVGTLSGMVCPLIVGAMTKHKTREEWQGVFLIASLVHYGGVIFYGLFASGEKQAWAEPEQLSDEKCGILDEDELANETEELYRTSGGGGYGAMNQGSDPNGGGMGGGGGGGGGGGGWVSDWDKTEEYVQPAGTNNYLYGGEGDRELT; from the exons ATGGAGATCCGGCCGGACAGGTTTAAGGCCGTGGCAGCCAAGACTCTCGGGAAAATATACGG AGCTCTTGAGAAGAAACAGGAGAATGGCGAGACCATCGAGCTGTCGGCGGAGGGCCGGCcggagctggtggaggagaaggagatgccCGTGGTGGACTGCACGTGCTTTGGCCTGCCCAGGCGTTACATCATCGCCATCCTCTCAGGCCTCGGATTCTGCATCTCCTTCGGTATCCGGTGCAACCTGGGTGTGGCCATCGTCAGCATGGTCAACAGCCACACCATCTACAGAGACAACAAGGAGGTCATAGTG AAAGCGCAGTTCGACTGGGATCCGGAAACGGTGGGAATGATCCACGGTTCATTCTTCTGGGGATACATAGTGACCCAAATACCCGGAGGGTTCATCTGCCAAAAGTTTGCAGCAAACAG AGTGTTCGGCTTTGCTATAGTGGCCACGTCTTGCTTGAACATGCTCATCCCCTCGGCAGCGCGGGTGCACTTTGGCTGTGTCATCATCGTCAGGGTGTTTCAGGGACTCGTCGAG GGAGTTTCATACCCAGCCTGTCACGGTATCTGGGCGAAGTGGGCGCCGCCTCTTGAAAGAAGTCGTCTGGCCACGACGGCTTTCTGTG gTTCTTACGCTGGTGCTGTTATTGCCATGCCGTTAGCTGGGATCCTTGTGCAGTACTCAGGATGGTCGTCTGTCTTCTACGTCTACG GAACCTTTGGTATCATGTGGTACTGCTTCTGGATCCTGGTGTCGTATGAGAGTCCGGCAATCCACCCCACCATCACCGACGAGGAGAGGAAATATATTGAAGAGAGTATCGGCGAGTCGTCTCAGCAGTCAATAACG AAGTTCAACACGCCGTGGAGAGCCTTCTTCACCTCCATGCCGGTTTACGCCATCATAGTGGCCAATTTCTGCAGAAGCTGGACGTTCTACCTGCTCCTCATCAGCCAGCCTGCCTACTTTGAGGAGGTGTTTGGTTTCGAGATTAGCAAG GTGGGCATTGTGTCTGCCCTGCCCCATCTGGTCATGACCATCATTGTGCCCATCGGTGGTCAGATCGCCGACTATCTGCGCTCTAACCAAATCATGTCGACCACCAACGTCAGGAAACTCATGAACTGCGGAG GGTTTGGGATGGAGGCTACTCTGTTGCTGGTGGTCGGATTCTCACATACAAAAGGCATTGCCATTACCTTCCTGGTCCTGGCCGTGGGCTTCTCTGGTTTTGCAATATCAG GTTTCAATGTCAACCACCTGGACATTGCACCACGATATGCTAGTATCCTGATGGGTATTTCCAACGGTGTGGGCACGTTGTCTGGCATGGTTTGTCCTCTTATAGTTGGCGCCATGACGAAGCACAAG ACGCGTGAGGAGTGGCAGGGTGTGTTTCTCATTGCTTCGCTTGTTCATTATGGAGGTGTTATATTCTATG GCCTCTTCGCATCTGGGGAGAAACAGGCTTGGGCCGAGCCAGAGCAGCTGAGCGACGAGAAGTGCGGCATCCTGGATGAGGACGAGCTCGCAAATGAGACGGAGGAGCTGTATCGCACAAGCGGAGGGGGAGGCTACGGAGCCATGAACCAGGGGTCAGACCCTAACGGGGGAGgcatgggaggaggaggaggaggaggaggaggaggaggaggctgggtGTCAGACTGGGACAAGACCGAGGAGTATGTGCAACCAGCTGGAACCAATAATTATCTTTATGGAGGAGAGGGTGACAGAGAGTTAACATAA
- the LOC125022067 gene encoding uncharacterized protein LOC125022067 produces MKGGLPLRLLAVFTLVARCQQKPQVTLSTKLNQIFIGDLIYLKCDNITKGDEKNVKWYLNGQALTQTGQFLKIPVDSGSEVGPYRCEDGVEKSDPFTRPVSDLTPSASLTIHSGQPVMPRGGSVNLKIEHEDGLVGWLCWTYRGNKLYKVILRKMEKDAVSYIFEPQTKSLPETIVWCSDKTTEVRSNQIILRNSDKEVLLEMNPFPPIVGESLTLACMVWGTDRISHAVFYKNNASIHSGDKSTYEIPHVTDSTKREYKCEAVFTYRDTTGGPPRTETSESQEVFVQGRPKRAALTEDRSCSCSSCPDGASYRYYKKDGQSWVLLSANQQPTVGGTYRCRAVWGNKRSFPSNALDLPDSGPPLIIIVLVVIVLLVVGATIIYFVMKKKRNQATGAIYEDVGQKARDKDEDKYQELQVGRGRDAEYDTLKLEEMGGEKKEGEYEALKKDGTKEGVYHTLGQAAAAGGDGGYEALKKGGTKEDVYHSLGQEGATGGEGGYEALKKGGVKDDVYHSLGKEGAAEGDGGYEALKKEGTKEGVYHTLGKEGAAGGDEKA; encoded by the exons ATGAAGGGTGGACTACCTCTGCGCCTTTTGGCAG TGTTCACACTCGTGGCAAGATGTCAGCAAAAGCCACAAG TAACCTTATCAACCAAATTAAACCAGATCTTCATCGGAGACTTGATTTATTTGAAGTGTGACAACATTACGAAAGGCGATGAAAAAAACGTGAAATGGTACTTAAATGGCCAGGCTCTAACACAGACAGGACAGTTCTTGAAGATACCAGTTGACAGCGGCAGTGAGGTGGGTCCTTACCGATGTGAGGACGGTGTAGAAAAAAGTGATCCTTTTACCAGGCCCGTCTCCG ATCTCACTCCCAGTGCCTCACTCACCATCCATTCAGGCCAGCCAGTGATGCCGAGAGGTGGTTCAGTTAACCTGAAGATTGAGCACGAGGATGGTCTGGTAGGATGGTTGTGCTGGACCTACAGGGGAAACAAGCTGTACAAAGTTATCCtgagaaaaatggagaaagatgCTGTCAGTTACATCTTTGAACCACAAACAAAGAGTCTCCCTGAGACAATTGTCTGGTGCTCTGATAAAACTACGGAAGTGAGAAGTAACCAAATCATCCTGCGGAACTCAG atAAAGAAGTACTTCTGGAAATGAATCCCTTCCCGCCTATAGTTGGAGAGAGTCTGACTCTGGCGTGCATGGTCTGGGGCACAGATCGAATTAGCCATGCTGTTTTCTATAAGAATAACGCGAGCATTCATAGTGGTGACAAATCGACCTACGAAATCCCTCATGTGACAGATTCTACAAAGAGAGAATATAAGTGTGAGGCCGTCTTCACATACAGGGACACAACTGGTGGGCCTCCAAGGACTGAGACTTCGGAAAGTCAAGAAGTGTTTGTTCAAG ggCGTCCCAAAAGAGCAGCACTGACTGAAGACAGGTCGTGCTCTTGTTCATCTTGCCCCGACGGAGCATCTTATCGGTACTACAAGAAAGATGGTCAGTCATGGGTCCTTCTCAGTGCCAACCAGCAGCCGACCGTGGGAGGTACTTACCGGTGTCGAGCTGTGTGGGGCAACAAGAGATCTTTTCCCAGTAATGCCCTTG atcTCCCCGACTCCGGTCCTCCTCTGATCATAATCGTATTAGTTGTGATCGTTCTGTTGGTTGTTGGTGCGACTATTATCTACTTTgtaatgaagaagaagaggaaccaaGCCACAG GGGCAATTTACGAGGATGTGGGACAGAAGGCACGAGACAAAGATGAGGACAAATACCAGGAACTGCAAGTGGGGCGCGGGAGGGATGCTGAATACGACACCCTGAAGCTTGAAGAAATGGgcggagagaagaaagaaggcGAATATGAAGCACTGAAGAAAGATGGAACGAAAGAAGGCGTATACCACACCCTGGGACAGGCGGCTGCAGCCGGAGGAGACGGGGGGTATGAAGCACTGAAGAAAGGGGGGACGAAGGAAGACGTATACCACAGTCTGGGACAGGAGGGGGCaacaggaggagagggggggtaTGAAGCACTGAAGAAAGGGGGGGTGAAGGACGACGTATACCACAGTCTGGGGAAAGAGGGGGCAGCAGAAGGAGATGGGGGGTATGAAGCATTGAAGAAAGAGGGAACGAAAGAAGGGGTATACCACACCCTGGGAAAGGAGggggcagcaggaggagacgaAAAAGCATAG